Genomic segment of bacterium:
TATTACCGGGTCAACGCCTTCGGCGGGGACACCCTGGGCCTAAGCCAGCATTCGCCGGCCATCGCCGTCTATACCGTGCCCCTGCGCCCGGTCGAGCAGGACAGCCAGATCAACGTGACGATCGGAGGCAGCAAGGCTGCTATCAACTGGGCGGATGGCTCGGCCCGCCGGCACGTGGTGTTTCTGGCCCAGGATTCGGTCGGCTCGGCCTGGCCTTCCGACAACTTTACCTATGCTGCCAGCACCGTCTTCGGGTCCGGCTCCCAGATCGGCAGCAGCGGCTGGTACTGCGTGTACAACGGCGACTCGGCCCACTCCGCCGGCATCACGGTGACCGGCCTGAATCCCCTGACCAGTTACCGGGCGGTGGCGCTGGGCTACAACGGCATGCCCGGAACCGAGCTCTATCTTTCGGATACCACCCGCCAGAACCTGACTTCTTTCACCACGGTTGACGCTTTGTCGGGAACGGTCGAGGTCGGCGCCGGCCAGACTTACAACAGCCTTACCAATTCCGGCGGACTGTTCGAGAGCATAAGTCTCCAGGGCCTGAGCGGCAATCTGGCGGCCGTCATCACCTCCGATCTGGATGAGGATGGCAGCCATGGCCTGACGGATTTCGGAAGCTATACCCTGACCATCGCTCCCGACAGCGCCGTGCTGCGGACCATCGCCGGCGCCGTCGACAGCGGCCTGATCCGGCTGAACGGAGCCGACCGGGTGACCATCGACGGCCGCTTCGGCGGCGAGGGCCGCTACCTGCTGTTCCGCAACCTGGCCGACGGCGGCCCGGCCATCTCGATGTACAACGACGCCGGCTACGACACGGTGCGTCATTGCCGGATCGAGGGCTGGTCCACATCCTCCAAAAAGAAATCCGCCAAGAAGCCGGACTTCAGCAAGCTGCCCCCCCAGGCCAAGGCCGACTGGTACAAAAACCTGGCCGGATCAAAGGCCGGCGCCTCCAAGGCGCCCTATGCTGATTGTGTGGTCTACCTGGGCGGCACCGATCTCACCACCGGCAACCACCACATCGCCTTCGAACATAACATCATCGGCGACCGCAGCGACACCGCCCTGATCCCCTATGAACTGCTGGTCTGCGATGGAACCTACGGCAAACCCAACAGCCACATCACCATTGACGGCAACCTTTTTGCCAACACCTCTTATTACGGCATCGATATCTGGGACGGCTTCGGCGACGGCTGGAACATTACCAACAACAGCTTTTATATCCAGGATACGCTCGATGACTGGTATCCCCTGGGATTATGGCCTTCCAATTACGAACCGGGGGTCAACGCTGTCATTCAGGACAACTACATCGGCGGCACCGATTCGCTTTGCGGCGGCTCACCCGCCATCGCTTATTATGAGGTGGATGCCCTTGACTTCGGCTTCACTTACGACGGCCATGCCCTGGTTCAGGGCAATGTGATCCAGAATGTCCGCTGCATAGATCCGTCCTATAATTACCTGGAAGGCATCTATTTCTGGAACGGCAACGCCGACATCAGCGGCAACATCATCGGCCATCCCACCGACTCCGCCAAGGGCCTGTTCTTCAGTGGGGGATCGTCAAGCTACCTGTGGGCCATCGAAGCCAACGGCGAGAACGCCAACATCGACGGCAACATTGTAGCCAACATCCACTACAATGGCGGCACTTTCTGGGGCCTTGAGATCGTCAGCGACAGCGGATACGCCCGCAACAACCGGATCTACGCCTGCGGCCCGGACTCAAATCTTTCCAGCAGCGAGATCGTCGGGATCAACTACGAGGGCGGGTACGGGTACGGAACCTATAAGGTATACAATAACATGGTCTCTCTGATCGGCAACAGCCAGACCCCGATCTACGGCATATGGGACGAGGGCGACGAAAACCGGATGGAGGCCTATTACAACACGGTATACCTGGGCGGCAGCGACAGCACGGAATACAGCTACGCCTTCTACAAGGACAACTATGACACCTCGGCGGTGGTGATCAACAACATCTTCTACAACGCCCGGACCACGGTGGCCGGCGGCACGGCCCTGAACTACGCCATCTGCGTCAACAGCGACAGCAACCTGGTCAGCAACAACAACCTGCTGCGCACCGCCGTTCAGGATACCGTGGCCAGCTACGACGACGGAACCACGCCCCTGTCCCTGATGCAATGGCGGGACAGCACCGGCCAGGATATGAACAGCGTCAGCGTGCTGCCGGTGTTCCTGTCCTTGAACGACCTGCACCTGACCGGCGCCCAGGACAGCATCAGCAACTTCGCCCAGCCCATTGCCTGGATCACCACCGACATCGACGGCGATGCCCGCAACGTCACCACCCCCACCATCGGCTGCGACGAGTACTTTGATCCAGCGGGGATCGTTTCTGATCCGTCGACTATGACCAAACCCCTGGCCTACTCCCTGAACCAGGCCCGGCCCAACCCCTGCAAGAATTCTGCTGACATCAGCTATCAGCTGGCGGCTCCCGGCCTGGTCTCCCTCAAGGTCTACAACCTGGCGGGACAGCTGGTATCCACCCTGGTCAATGCCAGCCAGACGGCCGGACTGCACTCGGTGCGCTGGAACGGAAAGAGCGACCAGGGCCAGAGCGCGGCCAACGGGATCTACATCTACCGGCTGGCGGTCAACGGCTTCTCCGGG
This window contains:
- a CDS encoding LamG-like jellyroll fold domain-containing protein; the encoded protein is MKTWFAIMAALVLLGTSALAQEVPGNALWFDGSNDWVDCGYDPSLQLTGGAITLEAWIKADTWRSNIWEGSIIEKEQASPDNGYMLRCGDNGSANFNIGNNGWSEITASNVMELGRWHHLAGVYDGSMQYLYVDGQLAASRSNTNGIGATLVQLYLGSSFLYNDRTFDGMIDEVRIWNTARSQAQIQASMNDTIPSDDTPGLVAYYRFDETGGDTLHDLTTNVNFGIITNFTDTAWTASYAMVQPQSLPAAGVTDSGFTANWSAPAFGPAPIKYYIDVATDSLFDTLVSGWDQQDAGLATSAVVSGLVDGSAYYYRVNAFGGDTLGLSQHSPAIAVYTVPLRPVEQDSQINVTIGGSKAAINWADGSARRHVVFLAQDSVGSAWPSDNFTYAASTVFGSGSQIGSSGWYCVYNGDSAHSAGITVTGLNPLTSYRAVALGYNGMPGTELYLSDTTRQNLTSFTTVDALSGTVEVGAGQTYNSLTNSGGLFESISLQGLSGNLAAVITSDLDEDGSHGLTDFGSYTLTIAPDSAVLRTIAGAVDSGLIRLNGADRVTIDGRFGGEGRYLLFRNLADGGPAISMYNDAGYDTVRHCRIEGWSTSSKKKSAKKPDFSKLPPQAKADWYKNLAGSKAGASKAPYADCVVYLGGTDLTTGNHHIAFEHNIIGDRSDTALIPYELLVCDGTYGKPNSHITIDGNLFANTSYYGIDIWDGFGDGWNITNNSFYIQDTLDDWYPLGLWPSNYEPGVNAVIQDNYIGGTDSLCGGSPAIAYYEVDALDFGFTYDGHALVQGNVIQNVRCIDPSYNYLEGIYFWNGNADISGNIIGHPTDSAKGLFFSGGSSSYLWAIEANGENANIDGNIVANIHYNGGTFWGLEIVSDSGYARNNRIYACGPDSNLSSSEIVGINYEGGYGYGTYKVYNNMVSLIGNSQTPIYGIWDEGDENRMEAYYNTVYLGGSDSTEYSYAFYKDNYDTSAVVINNIFYNARTTVAGGTALNYAICVNSDSNLVSNNNLLRTAVQDTVASYDDGTTPLSLMQWRDSTGQDMNSVSVLPVFLSLNDLHLTGAQDSISNFAQPIAWITTDIDGDARNVTTPTIGCDEYFDPAGIVSDPSTMTKPLAYSLNQARPNPCKNSADISYQLAAPGLVSLKVYNLAGQLVSTLVNASQTAGLHSVRWNGKSDQGQSAANGIYIYRLAVNGFSGIGKMVVIK